A single genomic interval of Pyrus communis chromosome 5, drPyrComm1.1, whole genome shotgun sequence harbors:
- the LOC137734664 gene encoding uncharacterized protein At5g39865-like: MADLENRVELAGKPKPTYFFNRSLTMYPTTMDAPKKPHLQASIDHHTNSFKKFYNSIETVRSASSSLKGKVKKLCNFFESEKPMSRNPDESQSLTVKLRPSKSMAMPKSMAPDFRILSIWLPGTDDRIVVYFTSLRGIRRTYEDCYAVRMIFRGFGVWVDERDISMDSAYRKELQSVLGEKNVSLPQVFIRGKYVGGAEVIKQLFETGELAKILQGIPTRKPGYVCEGCGDARFLPCVNCSGSRKVFDEDEGMLKRCSECNENGLIRCPDCSC; encoded by the coding sequence ATGGCGGATCTCGAAAATAGGGTCGAATTGGCGGGTAAGCCCAAACCCACCTACTTCTTCAATCGATCGCTTACCATGTACCCAACCACCATGGATGCCCCCAAAAAGCCCCATTTGCAGGCCTCCATCGATCACCACACCAATTCTTTCAAGAAATTCTACAATTCAATCGAGACGGTGCGGTCCGCCAGCAGCTCCTTGAAAGGGAAGGTCAAGAAGCTCTGCAATTTCTTCGAATCGGAGAAACCTATGTCTCGAAACCCCGATGAATCGCAATCCCTGACGGTCAAGCTAAGACCGTCGAAATCAATGGCCATGCCAAAATCCATGGCGCCCGATTTCCGGATCCTGTCAATTTGGCTGCCGGGCACCGATGATCGGATTGTGGTGTATTTCACGAGTTTGAGAGGAATTCGGAGGACATATGAAGATTGTTATGCTGTGAGGATGATATTCAGAGGGTTTGGGGTTTGGGTTGATGAGAGAGACATATCAATGGATTCGGCTTATCGAAAAGAGTTGCAGAGCGTTTTGGGTGAGAAGAATGTGAGTTTGCCACAAGTATTTATAAGGGGAAAGTATGTGGGAGGTGCTGAGGTGATCAAACAGCTGTTTGAAACCGGTGAATTGGCAAAAATTCTTCAAGGGATTCCCACTCGGAAACCCGGGTATGTGTGCGAAGGTTGTGGGGATGCACGGTTCTTGCCCTGCGTGAATTGCAGTGGGAGTAGGAAGGTGTTCGATGAAGATGAAGGAATGCTGAAGAGGTGCTCCGAATGCAATGAAAACGGTTTGATTCGGTGTCCCGATTGCAGTTGTTAA
- the LOC137733981 gene encoding PH, RCC1 and FYVE domains-containing protein 1-like, giving the protein MCYGCRLPFNFKRKRHSCDNCGLALWHSCSSEKCLKASTAPNPNKPYRVCDNCFAKLRKATETNSSSGSASSRRASMNQGFNELIENNFKEMESESSKRNKKMDFSSNRVVPIANGVSESRAPNGTKSFNPVFRSSKKFFSALSGFTLPKVACLSRREEVLKLKAQVEDLTRKAQLREIEMEKTAQQLKEALKVAGEETVKCKAAKEVIKSLTAQKAKRRVWYLKASPKKKGKISLPIGTAIVSSSEKISDVPRATSNHTEVAHSEATARHKNRGTKTVTAEWIEQDEPGVYITLVSLPGGVNDLKRVRFSRRRFNEKQAEQWWAANRGRVYQQYNVPVVKKSGGAKAETAQGDEWVEQDEPGVYITLASLPGGVKDLKHVRFSRKRFSEKQAEQWWAANRGRVYQQYHVRAVQKSQYSDEERRVSSLSC; this is encoded by the exons ATGTGTTATGGCTGTCGCCTgccatttaattttaaaagaaaaagacacAGTTGTGATAATTGTGGACTTGCGTTATGGCATTCATGCAGCAGCGAAAAATGTCTCAAGGCTTCGACGGCACCAAACCCAAACAAACCTTATCGTGTCTGCGACAACTGTTTTGCAAAACTTCGCAAGGCCACTGAAACCAACTCTTCATCTGGGTCTGCTAGTAGTAGAAGAGCAAGTATGAATCAGGGATTCAACGAACTGattgaaaacaattttaaagAAATGGAAAGTGAATCTtccaaaagaaacaagaaaatggATTTCAGCAGCAATCGTGTTGTTCCCATTGCAAATGGAGTTTCTGAGAGTCGAGCACCCAATGGGACTAAATCTTTCAACCCAGTGTTCCGATCATCCAAAAAGTTTTTCTCAGCTCTTTCGGGGTTTACTCTTCCAAAAGTTGCTTGTCTCAGTCGGAGGGAAGAAGTTCTAAAATTAAAAGCTCAG GTTGAAGATCTTACTCGTAAAGCTCAACTTCGAGAAATTGAGATGGAAAAAACTGCCCAACAGTTGAAGGAGGCTCTGAAAGTAGCAGGGGAAGAAACTGTGAAATGCAAAGCAGCAAAGGAAGTAATTAAGTCGCTCACAGCCCAA aaAGCCAAAAGGAGGGTTTGGTATCTCaaggcttcaccaaaaaaaaaagggaaaatttctTTACCAATTGGAACAGCAATTGTATCGAGCAGTGAGAAAATTTCTGACGTGCCACGGGCCACTTCTAATCACACTGAAGTGGCACATTCAGAAGCAACAGCTAGGCATAAAAACAGAGGAACAAAAACTGTAACAGCTGAATGGATTGAGCAAGATGAGCCTGGTGTATATATTACCCTAGTTTCCTTGCCTGGAGGTGTCAATGATCTCAAGCGTGTTCGCTTCAG TCGAAGGCGGTTCAACGAGAAACAAGCAGAGCAGTGGTGGGCGGCAAATAGGGGTAGAGTATATCAGCAGTACAATGTTCCGGTGGTTAAAAAATCCGGAGGAGCAAAAGCTGAAACAGCACAAGGGGATGAATGGGTTGAGCAAGATGAGCCTGGTGTATATATTACCCTAGCTTCCTTGCCTGGAGGTGTCAAAGATCTCAAGCATGTTCGCTTCAG TCGAAAGCGGTTCAGCGAGAAACAAGCAGAGCAGTGGTGGGCGGCAAATAGGGGTAGAGTATATCAGCAGTACCATGTTCGGGCGGTTCAAAAATCCCAGTATTCCGACGAGGAGAGAAGGGTTAGCTCATTGAGCTGCTAA